One Alligator mississippiensis isolate rAllMis1 chromosome 1, rAllMis1, whole genome shotgun sequence genomic window carries:
- the REL gene encoding proto-oncogene c-Rel, which translates to MAGGHEPYIEIFEQPRQRGMRFRYKCEGRSAGSIPGEHSTDNNKTFPAIQIINFFGKVKIRITLVTKNEPYKPHPHDLVGKDCRDGYYEAEFGPERRVISFQNLGIQCVKKRELKDSISLRITRKINPFNVPEEQLLNVDEYDLNVVRLCFQAFLLDDQGNCTFVLPPVISNPIYDNRAPNTAELRICRVNKNCGSVKGGDEIFLLCDKVQKDDIEVRFVLNEWEAKGTFSQADVHRQVAIVFRTPSFYQDITEPVTVKMQLRRPSDQEVSEPMDFRYLPDEKDPYGNKAKRQRSTLALQKLMQDCGSNVSERPKTSPFRVIAGDGRIIKEEPIPFSQTSSLISAARVPGSGSQVLSYYPSVQHQPRNVSAMGPIKHDDALSSCWHSQCPSSSSGNPMNMHPQNSFGTEALPANSQNSSSLSVLQENIPNWTDEKEQSFYSSFISTNGMGTSFMPQRDIQNVSSSSSHQAHPINVTAPSIVNMETDDIRCSSINFEKASFSQDLNLSDHRRQIHQVPLTNTSAVASCSTSFNSPYNSFDPTAYTFMDPGVLNEVRSSSNAIQNNQNGIPSNPYYITDGAQGDDVYNSSEVNFDALLKSFDHCSQVEN; encoded by the exons ATGGCGG gtggGCATGAACCCTATATTGAAATATTTGAGCAACCCAGGCAGCGAGGCATGCGCTTCAGGTATAAATGTGAAGGACGATCCGCAGGTAGCATTCCAGGAGAACATAGTACTGACAACAATAAGACATTCCCTGCTATACAG ATTATTAACTTTTTTGGAAAAGTGAAAATAAGGATAACATTAGTAACAAAGAACGAGCCCTACAAGCCTCACCCTCACGACCTGGTTGGAAAGGACTGTAGGGATGGCTACTATGAAGCCGAATTTGGACCAGAGCGCAGAGTCATATC CTTTCAGAATTTGGGTATTCAGTGTGTAAAGAAGAGAGAGCTGAAAGATTCCATTTCTTTAAGAATCACGAGAAAGATCAATCCCTTCAATG tgcctgaagagcagctgctcaATGTCGATGAGTATGACCTCAACGTGGTGAGACTCTGCTTTCAGGCTTTCCTCCTTGATGATCAGGGCAATTGCACGTTTGTACTTCCTCCTGTGATCTCCAACCCTATTTATGACAACA GAGCTCCCAACACTGCAGAGCTGAGAATTTGTCGTGTGAATAAGAACTGTGGAAGCGTAAAAGGGGGAGATGAAATATTTCTATTATGTGACAAGGTTCAAAAAG ATGACATAGAAGTTAGGTTTGTCTTGAACGAGTGGGAAGCCAAAGGTACCTTCTCGCAAGCTGATGTACATCGCCAAGTTGCTATCGTATTCAGGACACCATCATTTTACCAGGACATCACTGAACCAGTTACAGTAAAGATGCAGCTGAGAAGACCTTCTGACCAGGAAGTCAGTGAACCTATGGACTTCAGATATCTACCAGATGAGAAAG ATCCTTACGGTAATAAAGCGAAAAGGCAAAGATCAACATTGGCTTTGCAAAAGCTCATGCAGGACTGTG GTTCAAATGTGTCTGAGAGGCCCAAAACATCTCCTTTCCGAGTTATTGCTGGCGATGGGAGGATAATTAAGGAAG AACCGATCCCGTTTTCACAAACTTCATCGCTAATCTCAGCAGCACGAGTTCCAGGAAGCGGCAGTCAAGTTCTGTCCTACTATCCCTCAGTCCAGCATCAACCTAGAAATGTGTCAGCAATGGGGCCAATTAAGCATGATGATGCTCTTTCCTCATGCTGGCATTCCCAAtgcccctcctcttcctcagGAAACCCAATGAATATGCACCCACAGAACAGTTTTGGGACAGAGGCATTGCCTGCTAACTCACAAAACAGCAGTTCTCTTTCAGTTCTGCAGGAGAATATTCCCAACTGGACAGACGAGAAGGAGCAAAGCTTCTACAGCAGTTTCATCAGCACAAACGGTATGGGAACATCATTCATGCCACAGCGTGACATACAGAATGTCTCCAGCAGTAGCAGCCATCAGGCTCACCCTATAAATGTCACAGCACCCAGCATTGTTAACATGGAGACTGATGACATAAGATGCTCCAGCATAAACTTTGAAAAGGCCTCATTTAGTCAAGATTTGAATCTAAGTGATCACAGGCGGCAGATCCATCAGGTGCCTCTTACGAATACGTCTGCAGTAGCTTCTTGCAGCACTTCTTTTAATTCTCCATATAATTCATTTGATCCAACAGCTTACACGTTTATGGACCCAGGAGTTCTGAACGAAGTGAGATCATCCAGCAATGCTATTCAGAATAATCAGAATGGGATTCCAAGTAACCCGTACTACATTACAGATGGGGCGCAAGGAGATGATGTTTATAACTCCTCAGAAGTCAATTTTGATGCTCTACTGAAAAGCTTTGATCACTGCAGTCAGGTTGAAAATTAG